Within Treponema primitia ZAS-1, the genomic segment CGAAATGGCTACGCGAGAGAGCTCCACTCCGTTTGCCCTAACTGCGTCATACGAAATGACTACGCGGGAGAGATACACTCCATTAAGCAAAACAAAGGCCCCTATGGACCCCTTAAGCGGCTCGGGAACGCACTTACATTAAGTTATCGGGGGTGACAGTGGAGCAAATATCGGGGGGACCCTTTGGGGGGTCCTGATATTTGTTCCAGCTGGCAGGACCCCATACATAGTTTTAGTGCGTTCCCGGTAACCTAATTGGGTCCATAGGGGTGTAACTCCGCCCGTTGACAAAACTTAAAGAATATTATATAAATATTTCTTGGAGAATATTATGGAAAATAATATATTACCCGATCCTAACGCAATATTTCCTGTTCCAAATATAAAAACAGTTGTTTATATAAAACCGACAATCAAAAACAAAAATATAATTGTAGGTGATTTTACCTATTTTAGTGATATTGATTTTGAAAGTCATGTAACCCATTTTTATGAATTTTATAATGACAAATTAATTATCGGAAAATTTTGCCAAATAGCTGCAGGTGTTGAATTTATTATGAACGGGGCAAACCATCAAATGGACTGTGTTTCAACTTTCCCGTTTTACATTTTTGAAAAATGGAATGAAAATGCCCCTTCACTGGAAAAACTACCATTTAAAGGGGATACAATAATTGGAAATGATGTATGGATAGGACAAAACTCAATAATATTACCCGGCGTTAAAATTGGAGATGGAGTAATGATTGGAGCCCAAAGTGTTGTGGGAAGCAATATAGAACCATATTCAATAATAGCCGGAAATCCGGCAAAGCTTATTCGGAAAAGGTTTGATGATGAATTAATAGAAATAATGGTAAAATTAAAATGGTGGGATTTATCGGTAAAGGAAATAAATAAATTGATACCAATATTACACAATAGCAATTTAGAATATGTAAAAGAAGAATTGAAGAAGATTGTAAAATAAAAAATAATTGGTAAAAGGCATCCCAAGCTTCACAAGGTCTGTATGCGTTTCTTCTCGGTCTCCCTTAGGTCATTCCGCTACACTCCATTAAGCAAAACAAAGGCCCCTATGGACCCCTAAACGGCTCGGGAACGCACTCACACTAACGTTATCGGGGGTGACAGTGGAACAAATATCGGGGGGACCCTTTGGGGGGTCCTGATATTTGCTCCAGCTGGCAGGACCCCATACATAGTTTTAGTGCGTTCCCGGTAACCTAATCGGGTCCATAGGGGCGTAACTCCGTTGTTTGAAATTAGGCTTGCTATTATCAGAAAAATAAGATACAATGAATATTGAAATGAAAATGTATAAAAACGACGGTGGAATAAAAACGCTCTTTTCACTGGCATTTGTTACACTCCTTATAATAGTATTTATTATAAGTATTATTGATGGAGTAAAACATAATGATGTTGTGAATATAAAATATTATATAATTGTATTAGTACCATTAATTTATGTAATGATATATATATTTATAAATTATTACGGGAAAATATATCTTTCAGAAAAAAATATCTATCTTGAAAAAATAATATTTAAAAGAAAAATATGGTATTATGAAATTTTAGAAATTAATGAGCCAAATATAATAACATTAAAAAGTATTATAACATTGTATCCAAAGGATGAATATTTTTGGAAAGAATTTAATGAATATTATTTAAACTATTATAGCAAAAATAAAGAATATTTTAATGAAACAAAAGAATTATATACAAATTTATTGGAAATAAAATACGAACTAAATGAGGAAATAAAACAAAATACAAAAATAGCACCACGCCGATCATTATTGGCGCCTTTATTTATATGGTTATTTTTCTTAAATCATTATTTCAAGGAAAGGGAAATATATAATGAATATTCAGAAACAAAAAATATGGTAAATGAACATATAAAAAAGTATAAAAACAAGCCCAACTTCGTATAAGGTCTGCAACCGATTCGCCGTCAGTAGGCGTATCGGTTACCGTTCACTATAACTTCACCATACGAAATGCCCACGCAGGAGATCCACACTCCATTAAGCGAAACAGAGGCCCCTATGGACCCCTAAACGGCTCGGGAACGCACTCACACTAACGTTATCGGGGGTGACAGTGGAAGAAATATCGGGGGGACCCTTTGGGGGGTCCTGATATTTCTTCCGGCTGGCAGGACCCCATACGTAATTTTAGTGCGTTCCCGGTAACCTAATTGGGTCCATAGGGGGGTTACCCGTCGATACTTACCAGTTCATATTTCTGGCTGCCCAGCCCAAGGGCTTCCGCGTGGTCGAGGGTATGCATACCGTTTCTGGATTCAATGCGTTGACGCAGGGATGCACTTCGTTTGGTATCCGAGGCATACACCTGGTCAACACAGGCTTTGTCCAACGCAACGGGATCAAGGGAAGCTAGGATGCCAATATCGTCCATTTCGGGTGGGGCCGGATTACTGCTGCAATCACAGTCAACTGACAGGTGATTCATCACGCTGATATACATGATATTATCTCCTAGGCTGTACATAACGGCGCCGGCTGCTTCGGCCATGGATTCAAGAAATGCGTCCTGTTTATTGTTGCCCCAGGCATTGGTTTTACTTGTTCCTCCGCTGTGGATCCAGGCTTTGCCCATGGTAGAAGCGATGCCTATGGAAATATTTTTAATGGCGCCGCCGAACCCGCCCATGGGATGGCCCTTAAAGTGGGAAAGCACGAGGACAGAATCGTAATTGGTAAAATGGGAACCGACAAAATCTTCGGTGATATTTTTCCCCCGTGCAAAGGGCAGACTGGCGGAACCGTCTTCATCCAAAATGTCCACCGGGGCTATGGCGGTAAAGCCGTGCTCCTGGACTACCACCCTGTGTAAGGCCGTACTTGCGCGCCGTCCGCCATAGGCGGTATTGCTTTCAACGATGGTACCATTCACCGAATGAACCAGATCTTTAATAAGATCCGGCGCAAGGAAATGATGCCCCCCGGGTTCACCGGTACTGATTTTTACCGCCACCTTGCCGCTTACCCTGCGTCCCAGGGCTTCATACATTGCCGCTAGTCCGGCCGGGCTTATATCGGTGGTCATGTAAACCTTGGGTATACCGCCTGCTCCGGCACTTACCACCGGCTGGGATTTAGTGGATTCAGTATGGACTGCCAGTTGGGCGCCCCGGCTTGAACAGGCGGTCAAACCGCAAAAACAAAGCGCAGCAAGGATGAGATATTTTTTGAGTGAGCTCTTTATATCCATATTAATACTCCTTAATATATTTTATCAGATAAATCGTCTTTCTGCCACTGTAACAGTTTTACACACCCGTGGGTTTTTTGGGGAACCACCCCCGGGCAACCCTTTTGTGTTGTTCGAATAATTCTTTGATACTCCAGAAACTGCAAAAAGCAATAATTCCTATTATTGAGCTGAGAATACTATTTTTTATGAGCAATGATATAACAGAAAATACTATTCCAAATAATAGGAAAGCCGGCCACGCCTTTACCCCAAAATGGTATTCGGCATGAATAATAATCGGGTGGAATAATCCAATTAGTATAAATGCGGCGGCGCCAATTATTAATCCATGGAACGACATTTCATCTCCTTGTGTTCTCACCGTTTTTAATAGTACTTGAGGCTCTCCCGGTAATGATCCGTATCTAGTTCAGGGAAACCCTTATCCGCAAGAAAAGCACGGATATGAAAACAAAGGTTACAGGCCGAGGGGTAACCGGATCCCGCAGCGATAAAACCCTGTTGTTTTGCAAGGGCAAATAATGCGGCAATCCCTTGGTGATAGAGGGTGCTGAATACCGGATACTTTTCTTCATCAAGACCTTCCACTACTTCGGTTAGGGGTAACCGGATACCGGTACATTGGGGGGGTATAAAAAACTCTTGAAGATCCACATGAAAGTGGCCCGTATTGGTCAGGTTGCGGCAGGGTTTTTCGTCCAATAGTTCTTCCGCAGGGTGGAGAGGCGTGTATTCCTCCTCTATATTGACCGCTCGGCCGCCTAGGCTGATACCGTAGAGCTGCGCCGTTTCGGCTATATAGTTTTTTGAAAGACTCTGCTCAATTTCCTGTCGCGTATGGGATGTTTTTGAATCCATTCTGGTAAGGCTGGAGAGGAACGATTCCTTCCAGAGGAAATAGTCCATGCCATTTTCTCTGCAAAGCTCAGCCAGTTTTAGGGGGAGACTGTACGGCACATACTCGGCATGAAAGGGATCGATAGAAATACAGAG encodes:
- a CDS encoding CatB-related O-acetyltransferase codes for the protein MENNILPDPNAIFPVPNIKTVVYIKPTIKNKNIIVGDFTYFSDIDFESHVTHFYEFYNDKLIIGKFCQIAAGVEFIMNGANHQMDCVSTFPFYIFEKWNENAPSLEKLPFKGDTIIGNDVWIGQNSIILPGVKIGDGVMIGAQSVVGSNIEPYSIIAGNPAKLIRKRFDDELIEIMVKLKWWDLSVKEINKLIPILHNSNLEYVKEELKKIVK
- a CDS encoding DUF362 domain-containing protein encodes the protein MDIKSSLKKYLILAALCFCGLTACSSRGAQLAVHTESTKSQPVVSAGAGGIPKVYMTTDISPAGLAAMYEALGRRVSGKVAVKISTGEPGGHHFLAPDLIKDLVHSVNGTIVESNTAYGGRRASTALHRVVVQEHGFTAIAPVDILDEDGSASLPFARGKNITEDFVGSHFTNYDSVLVLSHFKGHPMGGFGGAIKNISIGIASTMGKAWIHSGGTSKTNAWGNNKQDAFLESMAEAAGAVMYSLGDNIMYISVMNHLSVDCDCSSNPAPPEMDDIGILASLDPVALDKACVDQVYASDTKRSASLRQRIESRNGMHTLDHAEALGLGSQKYELVSIDG
- a CDS encoding DUF4491 family protein, with translation MSFHGLIIGAAAFILIGLFHPIIIHAEYHFGVKAWPAFLLFGIVFSVISLLIKNSILSSIIGIIAFCSFWSIKELFEQHKRVARGWFPKKPTGV
- a CDS encoding radical SAM protein, with the protein product MLTPIRLFHGGVMVNYRCNAACRHCLYSCSPTRQAGYMDADTARKVAALLVKGCANSVHIGGGEPFLNFDGLLAVSHELHHAGIQIDYIETNAFWAQDKNAEAMLKSMRKKDIHTLCISIDPFHAEYVPYSLPLKLAELCRENGMDYFLWKESFLSSLTRMDSKTSHTRQEIEQSLSKNYIAETAQLYGISLGGRAVNIEEEYTPLHPAEELLDEKPCRNLTNTGHFHVDLQEFFIPPQCTGIRLPLTEVVEGLDEEKYPVFSTLYHQGIAALFALAKQQGFIAAGSGYPSACNLCFHIRAFLADKGFPELDTDHYRESLKYY